The window ACCCTTATTCAGAATGTTCACAACTCCATATTCTATACTTCACAGAACTTCAGTGTCCTGCTCTGATCCCTAACTAGTTTATAACCACTATGACACTGAGTACCAGTAAGTACCTACTGGCAGATAATGTATTGCAAGTTCTATCTCATACATAAGTTAACCATCTTTCCCAAGACCTTCTCCCTGATTTGCCGAGTCTTTATGCAGTACACAATGGGGTTCACCAATGGTGCAACCAACAAGAACATATCTGCAATAAGGATTACAGTTAGGGGGCTTTTGTGCTTGGCAAAGCGATGGATGGCAGCCAGAGTGATGATGGGCACGTAGAAGATGAGCACAGCACAGATGTGGGAGACGCAGGTGTTTAGGGCCTTGAGCCTTTCTGCCAGAGATGCAATGCTGAGTACTGTCTTCAAGATCAGCAGGTAAGATACAACAATCAAGGCAAAGTCCAGCATGGTACAGAGAGCCACAAAGAAGCCATAGATGAAATTGACCTTGTTATCAGAGCAGGCCAGTTTCATAACATCCTGATGAAGGCAGTAAGAATGAGAGAGGAGATTCTTCTGACAGTATTTCAATCGCCTTAGAGTGAAAGGAAACGGAAGCACTAAAACTGTGCTCCTGAAGGCTAGCATTAGTCCCATCTTGGCAACTCTGCTGCCAGTGAGGATAGAACTGTATCTTAAGGGATTGTGAATGGCAAGAAAGCAGTCCAAAGACATAATTAGAAGCACAGAGGATTCCATGACAGTGAACCCATGGATAAAGAACTCTTGAGCAAAGCAGGCGTTGGATGAGATTCCCATAGCATTGAGAAAGAAGATCCTAAACATggtaggaagggaagagaaggacaaGCCCATATCAGAGACAGCCAACATGGTAAGGAAATAATACATGGGCTCATGAAGGGAGGACTCTGTCTTGATGACAAAAATGATAATGCAGTTACCCGTGATGGCAATGAGGTACATGAGGAAGATGGGGATGGAGAGCCACGTGTGAGCATATTCCAGTCCTGGGATCCCAATTAGAAGAAAATGCTTGACTTCGGAGTTGTTAAGGACAGACATGTGGATGTGGGGGACTAGAAGCTCTTTAACTATATCTGAAACCatgtgagaaaaaaaagcaatcatTCTTTTAGGTGATATTCAGTTTTACAGAAATGAGTTCTATACGTCGCATTAAAGCATATGCATATTTAGCATATACAGCTAGAGCGTTCTTTCAAAGTTACTGTAAGTCCTTCATGTTTATATCCTTCAATGCAACAAAATCACAACTTTTCTAAATTACTGGCAATTCAACTGTTTTTTTATAtcagtttaaaatatttccagaatCCTTTGCACTGCTTTCCACACACAACCTTAAATAATTTTCAGGTTAGCTTTACAACAAAACCCTGAATTTCACAGAAGAAAGTCTGAAACAATAATTTACTAAAATGCTTATTGATCACTGAAAATAGTTTGGAAAGCAATAACTGCTAGAAAGcaagtttaattaattaatgtctTACTCTTAAGATGTAGGTTTTCATTATGCACATAATATACATGAATCAATACATTAGGAactttataagaataaaaataagaaagtggtTCAAGCATAATTGCCACAGCTTTAATtggtattaatttatttattctatctgACTGATCTGACCCTCATTTTATATTAGTAAATTTTATCTAATCTCTTTagatttttatgttatatatatatttgtgaagaATCAAAGACACATCTAAATTTATAACATtacaacatttttaaatattaacattGTTTACACACTGGtttcattatatataataaaacagtgaGGACGAACCAAGGAAAGACCAGAACAACAAGGACGGGTTAATTAACCTTCATTTAACAAATCCTTATACTTCAGAACCGCTATAGAATAATTTTACAGCCCCCAAACACTAGATTAAGAGGCATTGTTGGTATCTGGGACTGTGAGAATAAATGAGATCATCAAAGATAGAAAAAATGCACAAAATACAAATTTGAATCTCACAGAACCTTAGGAGCTGCAAGATTTTTGAGAGTGTCCTATATTAGAAACAGAGTTGGAAAAAGATTAGTTTAATGGATGTTGTAGGTTCCCAGGAAGACGGATGATTTGAGAAGAATAATACATAATCAGGCATTTCCCAGAGCACTTGGAATGTCTATAGTTTAGTTAAGAAACAAGAGCTCAGATGATTTGCATGAATATAAAGCTCAGCCAGTCAACTTAACTCTATAAATCTAAGACACCCAATGTACTATCCTGTACCTTGAATATTGTACATAAGAATTTCTACTCAGAGGTATTTTAGCAGTGTGATGTGGTCTCTAACACAATGCAGATAATCAGCAATTGCAGTTATTTTCACAaacattccaaaaaaaaatgaCTAGCCTTTCTTTATGACATCACATATTTGACCAATCAGATGCTGTTGTTTTCATTGCCCATAAgggttacttttatttaaaattttatcaagTAAATGAGATATTATGAATGTCAGAATATTGATAAATAGCCTGGTAATTAACCTTGCTATTTGACCATCAGatcatccaacacacacacacacacacacacacattcacatgcatacatgcacaccgatacacataaacacatgtgcacacaagtatAAACTCACAAATCACACAATACGCTTATTCACACAAAtatccctacacacacaaacataggcCAAAGTTGCTTCCTCTTGTTCCATAATTATTTATCCAGATATAAGGTGCTAAACAAACCcttaatttttagttttcaatGGAATAATTGGCTCCTTGTCCTTACCAGAACTGGAAGCTCCCTTCTCTGAAAGATAAGAGCAAGAGCCTCTGCTTTGTCCTTGGCCTTATCTAGATCAGTCTCTCCTGTTTGTTCTGGAGTACAGGCCACTGGGAACACAGGGAAGTCCTGGGGGAACTGGCCAGTGCACTTATGAAGAAAATGGTGGGTTGTAGGTTAACTCCTTGGTTTCCAGGTCTCAGGAGGAACTAAGGACAGGTTAACAACTGGATGGTTACATATATGAAAGGTAAGCAGTGGGAATTAAAATGACATTCACATAGCTCCCTGGTCACCTAATATTTATCCTTTATTGTTCTCCTTTATTTATGTCATAGTGCACCTACATGTGCATTTGCTTAATGTATACAACATATCTCTTTCCCtctcagtcatacacacacacacatacacaatagagCAGGATCCATATGAGGGAGAATATggggttttcttctttctgagacTGTGTGACCTCACTTAATATAGATCCTAAGTTCATAGTTTTCCTATAAATTATGTGGCTTCATCTTTCTTCAGtgttgagtaatattccattttacATATGTGCcacatattctttttatttattttttttaatgtgaaagcATTGGCTGAACCATACCCTCATCCACGTTTTGGTGATATTTCTTGTAAATTCTACAGTAACTGCTGCATAGTCATGATACATACTGATTTCCTGATATCTTGAAATACTATAAAATGAcaactattttaaataaatttggttTTATAACCTGTTTTGGGGCATGTTGGTATCACCAATGAGATGCATCgtttatcatttttattctcttGTCTTTGGTTGTTTTGccctttcattctctctccctctccttcctccctcccttcctccttccctccctccctccccccctctccctcccccctccctctcccttcctcaggacagggtctcactctgcacccaggttggccttgtacTCATGACCTCTCTGCTTTGGTTGCTGAGTGTAGGGATTATACATGTGTGCCAACTTCAGCTGCCTCTTTTATGGTCCTTCaatatttcagattttttattttttattgattttattgagctacatatttttctcttctcccctcccttcctttctcctccccttcaaccctctcccatggtccccatactcccaatttattcagaagatcttgtctttttatacttcccatgtagattagatccatgtaggtttctcttagggtcctcattgttgtctaggttctctgggattgtgatttgtaggataAAGAAAAAGGACTACATTATTGGTAAGTTAGAAAAGATGTAAAAaaatacagcattttaaaaatacctgGAATTTTCATTAACTGATCCAAAATTCCTGTTATAAACTAAaaggttttgtgggtttttaatattttgtatttcaaaATACGATATAGTCAAGTGCACCTAATGAgctagaaatagttttaaaataatcaaaagtatTCATATGTTAGTAGCaaaaaatcatgtgtgtgtgtgtgtctgtgtgagatacacatatacatggtTCCATATTTGAACAAGATAAGAAGTTAACTAAAGATGATTGGGTCTCTCAAATAATTTTGTTTCCCATTCTACCTCTATTTATGATTATTCACTGCTATATGAAGTCAAAAAGTATCTAAGATAATTCAATACTTTGAAAAATTgtatataaattagaaaataattgtcaacaaattttaattttaaaattaaatttaagtttAATTTAAACTTGCAACTAATTTTTGTTCTAAAGAACAATTTTGACAAAGTTATTTTCTAGTGGTTAAATGTTCCTGGTTTTATGCCCCAAAGCAGTTTGCTGGAGTTATTATTTTTGGATATGTGAACATTACTGACACTCCGGGATTACCTGGAGCAAAACCTTTTGCACCTCTTTCTAGGCTACAATTCTCAATTGTATTTTAGTGGCTCCAAATATTCTCTAGTTACGTCACAATACTTAGTTTCagctttttaatttgtgttttgtcttAATTAAAGAATTAGACAGGTCATATTTACTACTGTATCTCCAATGATTGACTAAAATCATAATCAGATTGAGAAAGAGACACATATTCAGAAAAGATCTAATTCTTCACAAATTGTGGTGGGGATAAAACTTTTGGGTGATGGATTCACCACTGACTATACTCTGAGAACTTAGTTTTCTAAGGCTTGGCTACAGTGTGTGCTCAAGATGACCTTGATTTCACCATGTAGCTCAGGTCAGCCTCTAACTGTTATATCCTAATTTCTGAGTCTCTAATTCTACATCCTTATAGTAGGGATAGCAGGCCTGAACCACCACACTCATATTAGAAAATACATATTGGTACAACTGAGAGACAGATAGATTAATCTTAAACTCAATGAATTTGCTCCTAAAAATAACTCATGTTCTATTATACTATAGAGAAATCATATTGCCATAATAGAATCAAAACAGAATGTTTATTCCCCTCTTAATCTTTTATCTGAATTCAGAAATTTAAATCCTTATCAAGTAGACTATTTTTGCACTAAAAGAGTAAATAgacttaaaaaattgttttcctcTCAGTCTTTTTATAGATTCCATACATTTCCTATCAAGATTACAATATTAATTCTTTCAGAATTTGCCCAAGGAATTCTAAAACTGAATTTATGAAAGTGTATCAGTGAATAAACAGTAATAACAAATAGATGCTGGGTTTATgtgatgacatttatttattttttattattaataatttatttttaaatgatattttcttattttacatgcctATGCCagtcccactccctcctctcctcccactcctctcactttccttttctgctccacccccatccactcctcagagagggtaaggctttccgtggggagtcagcaaagtccagcacatcactttgaggcaagaccaaggccctcccctctacatTTAGGccaagcaaggtatccctccaaagagaataggctccaaagccagttcaagcactaaggATAAATCGTGGTCTCACTGCCCCACAGTCTACTCCAACCACACAtgtgtcatccacattcagagggcctggtttggtcctatgcaggtttgcCCACTGTCAGTCCAGCTAAAATTTCTGTGTTTCCTTAATAAATCAATgaagagaacaaacaaaaaaattcaaacgTTATTAAATACTATAAAGTTTAACACACTGAGAAATATCACAACATGTTACAAAATAGACTAGTCAAATAACACTGGAAAGACAATGACAATCTAAGGCTAGTAAGTGTAGGTTTGATATTTCCTCACAAGGATATAAAATATGTTGAGAtaactaaattttatttagattatgaaaataaactgagctgggtggtggtggcacatgcctttaatcccagcactcaggaggcagaagcaggtggatctctgtgagttcaaggccaacctggtctacagtgggAGTTCCAGAACTCAGTGTGAGCATCTGAAAGAGGAGGAGTTTATCATTACTCCTGTTCTACAGTAAGAAGTTACAGCTTTAAAAATTGATCTAAAAACTTTTCAAATacctatatttctaaattatttagtCTTTGAATCTAAGCCCAGAATAGCAACTTTACACACTATATTGAACTTTCAATAATTATGTCTCCTTCTAAAATTAAGATTTCCGTTTCTAAGCGTCTAAGAATATAACAGGTGATAATATCAGATACATGTTTGTGAAAATTTATTTAGAGAATTACTGAAGTATTGAAAGTAGCAACTAGTAACATAAATTGTGATTATATATTTGCCACACAGTATTAACTAAGTGATGTTCACTAAATTAAATGTTAGGGGTTAGGGATTACCTAAAGGTAAAGTCTTGATATCAAAGTTTTCACAGCATGGTGGAAAGagcattaaattaataattaaatttactGGTGGAATGTGGAAACTGTAAGTACACATAAATGAGTAACAAATGACTTATTCTGATGGAACATGAACCTGCTTAAATAGCTAACACGCTTGAATGTGTTGCTTAAAGGTAactaatacaaataattttaGCCATGAGTAATGGGACTATTGCTTGGCAGTGGTTATCTGAGAAGATAGATAGTGAGCTAAGCAAATCAGAGTCCCCCTCCACCAGTGTTTCTGCAGCACTGTGGAGGGCTCCAGAAAACTCAGACACCAGAGATTAGGGCTGGTGTTCTTTACTTTCTAAGGAATCAGGTGGCTCAGATCAGACTATCTGTTGTTTTCCTGTGTTCAGACATGGATTATTCTAGGTGGAAATAAAGTTTCCTAATTCCATAAGTGgaagaatattttagaaaattccaATGTCCTCCCAACACCACACCAAAGGCTATTTTGTT of the Chionomys nivalis chromosome 8, mChiNiv1.1, whole genome shotgun sequence genome contains:
- the LOC130880587 gene encoding olfactory receptor 51A7 → MSVLNNSEVKHFLLIGIPGLEYAHTWLSIPIFLMYLIAITGNCIIIFVIKTESSLHEPMYYFLTMLAVSDMGLSFSSLPTMFRIFFLNAMGISSNACFAQEFFIHGFTVMESSVLLIMSLDCFLAIHNPLRYSSILTGSRVAKMGLMLAFRSTVLVLPFPFTLRRLKYCQKNLLSHSYCLHQDVMKLACSDNKVNFIYGFFVALCTMLDFALIVVSYLLILKTVLSIASLAERLKALNTCVSHICAVLIFYVPIITLAAIHRFAKHKSPLTVILIADMFLLVAPLVNPIVYCIKTRQIREKVLGKMVNLCMR